A part of Catenulispora sp. MAP5-51 genomic DNA contains:
- a CDS encoding GNAT family N-acetyltransferase, with protein MAELDAADRPLRPSRSGPELAYALRTGTTKGDFAQLWFGDDGGTKEAAGFLQLPARENTQTALIEIRIRPDRRRRGIATDFLRILIEAARAEGRTRVIGSADSHDSGEFWGAGLGFRPTLRYVQQILILAEVDQTLWSVPVPDGYRLESWTDTAPESLLASYVVARQAMDDAVSGDLRWDEPQWTPARVREEEARNAEAGRESRAVVAVEEVTGEVAAITIVTIGAARPTVVQQLDTAVRREHRGHGLGLAVKAAQLRTLVAERPAARQVMTQTADLDHMASINRVLGFRTLADSVYIEAEIADVEKALGSDS; from the coding sequence TTGGCGGAACTCGACGCGGCGGACCGACCGCTGCGGCCGTCGAGGTCGGGGCCGGAGCTGGCATATGCCTTGCGCACGGGAACGACCAAAGGCGACTTCGCGCAGTTGTGGTTCGGCGACGACGGGGGAACGAAGGAAGCCGCCGGTTTCCTTCAGCTGCCCGCGAGGGAGAACACACAGACCGCGCTTATCGAGATCCGCATCCGGCCCGATCGGCGTCGCCGGGGCATCGCGACCGACTTTCTTCGAATACTGATCGAGGCGGCGCGCGCCGAGGGCCGGACCCGGGTTATCGGATCCGCCGATTCCCACGACTCGGGCGAATTCTGGGGAGCCGGCTTGGGCTTTCGGCCTACGCTGCGGTACGTCCAGCAGATCCTCATCCTCGCCGAGGTCGACCAAACGCTGTGGAGCGTTCCGGTCCCCGACGGATACCGCCTTGAGTCGTGGACCGACACCGCTCCCGAAAGCCTGCTCGCGTCCTACGTTGTCGCCCGGCAGGCGATGGACGACGCGGTCTCCGGTGACCTCCGATGGGATGAACCGCAGTGGACGCCGGCGCGGGTGCGGGAGGAGGAGGCCCGCAACGCCGAGGCCGGTCGCGAATCCCGTGCGGTGGTGGCCGTCGAGGAGGTGACCGGCGAGGTCGCCGCCATCACCATCGTCACGATCGGGGCCGCCCGGCCGACCGTCGTGCAGCAGCTCGACACCGCGGTACGGCGTGAGCACCGCGGCCACGGTCTCGGGCTGGCTGTAAAGGCGGCGCAGTTGCGCACGCTCGTCGCCGAGCGTCCCGCGGCCCGGCAGGTGATGACCCAGACTGCCGACCTGGACCACATGGCCTCGATCAACCGGGTGCTCGGATTCCGGACGCTGGCGGACAGCGTCTACATCGAGGCCGAGATCGCGGACGTCGAGAAGGCGCTCGGATCAGATTCCTGA
- a CDS encoding RNA polymerase sigma factor, which translates to MIGGSTAPRGHRALQPGDGPSLADLYYAHRLSLVRLAILLVDDKASAEDVVQDSFTGLWRRYGDDLTGMENPLGYLRTAVVNNARSVLRRRKTARGYTPPHVPDAASAESVALLSEEHREVLEAMQKLPPRQREVLVLRYWSDLSEADIADALGISRGTVKSTASRGLEALGKILKG; encoded by the coding sequence ATGATCGGCGGGAGCACCGCGCCGCGCGGGCACCGGGCGCTGCAGCCCGGCGATGGGCCGTCGCTGGCCGACCTCTACTACGCGCACCGGCTCTCGCTGGTGCGCCTGGCCATCCTGCTCGTGGACGACAAGGCCTCGGCCGAGGACGTGGTACAGGACTCCTTCACCGGCCTGTGGCGCCGCTACGGCGACGACCTCACCGGCATGGAGAACCCGCTCGGCTACCTGCGCACCGCCGTGGTGAACAACGCGCGCTCGGTGCTTCGCCGCCGCAAGACCGCGCGCGGCTACACCCCGCCGCACGTGCCGGACGCCGCCAGCGCCGAGTCCGTGGCGCTGCTGTCCGAGGAGCACCGCGAGGTGCTGGAGGCCATGCAGAAGCTGCCCCCGCGCCAGCGCGAGGTCCTGGTGCTGCGCTACTGGTCCGACCTGTCGGAGGCGGACATCGCCGACGCGCTGGGCATCAGCCGGGGCACCGTGAAGTCGACGGCGAGCCGCGGGCTGGAAGCGCTCGGCAAGATTCTCAAGGGCTGA
- a CDS encoding type II toxin-antitoxin system RelE/ParE family toxin codes for MYVVDEVLDWIRALDLPDRTRVSDALDVLATVGPGLGRPLVDTTRGSVIANLKELRPGTVRILFAFDPWRSTILLVAGDKAGQWQRRYDEAIPLAEQRYQQYLNEHGAEED; via the coding sequence ATCTACGTTGTCGACGAGGTGTTGGACTGGATTAGGGCGTTGGACCTCCCCGATCGCACACGGGTCTCCGACGCGCTTGACGTGCTGGCCACGGTCGGTCCGGGCTTGGGCAGGCCGTTGGTGGACACGACCCGCGGGTCGGTGATCGCCAATCTCAAAGAGCTGCGCCCGGGTACGGTCCGTATTTTGTTCGCGTTCGATCCCTGGCGATCAACCATTCTGCTTGTCGCCGGTGACAAGGCTGGGCAGTGGCAGCGAAGGTATGACGAGGCGATCCCGTTGGCGGAGCAGCGATATCAGCAGTACCTGAACGAACATGGCGCAGAGGAGGATTGA
- a CDS encoding aldo/keto reductase, giving the protein MKYRVLGSDGPRVSALGLGCMGMSDFYSVTPESEAESISVLHRAIDDLGVTLLDTADMYGKGENEKLVGRALTGGRRDAVVLATKFGIRRDPETDERSIRNDPEYIRAAVDASLARLGVDHIDLYYMHRRNPDVPVEESVGAMAELVRAGKVRFLGLSEVNAETLRAAHAVHPITALQSEYSLFTRDIEAEVLPAARELGVGIVPYSPVGRGLLTGAITSTEGLAADDFRRSNPRFADGNLEANLKLVAELRAVAEETGHSPVQLALAWLLAQGPDIVPIPGTKRIKYLDENSAAADIELSAEQLARIEAAVPHGAASGERYAPDSARRTER; this is encoded by the coding sequence ATGAAGTACCGCGTCCTCGGGAGTGACGGTCCGCGGGTCTCCGCGCTCGGACTCGGCTGCATGGGCATGTCCGACTTTTACAGCGTCACCCCCGAGTCCGAAGCGGAGTCGATCTCGGTGTTGCACCGGGCGATCGACGATCTCGGGGTGACGCTATTGGACACCGCCGACATGTACGGGAAGGGCGAGAACGAGAAGCTGGTCGGGCGGGCGCTGACCGGCGGCCGGCGGGACGCGGTGGTGCTGGCGACGAAGTTCGGCATCCGGCGCGACCCGGAGACCGACGAGCGTTCGATCCGCAACGATCCCGAGTACATCCGGGCCGCCGTCGACGCTTCGCTGGCCCGCCTCGGTGTCGACCACATCGACCTCTACTACATGCACCGCCGCAACCCCGATGTCCCGGTCGAGGAGTCGGTCGGCGCGATGGCGGAGCTGGTGCGGGCGGGCAAGGTGCGCTTTCTGGGTCTGTCCGAGGTGAACGCCGAGACCCTGCGCGCCGCGCACGCGGTGCATCCGATCACCGCCCTGCAAAGCGAATACTCGTTGTTCACCCGCGACATCGAGGCCGAGGTGCTGCCCGCGGCCCGCGAACTCGGCGTCGGGATCGTGCCCTACTCCCCGGTCGGGCGCGGGCTGCTGACCGGTGCCATCACCTCGACGGAAGGGCTGGCCGCCGACGACTTCCGGCGTTCCAACCCGCGCTTCGCCGACGGCAATCTGGAGGCGAACCTGAAGCTGGTCGCGGAGCTGCGCGCGGTCGCCGAGGAGACCGGCCACAGCCCGGTGCAGCTGGCGCTGGCATGGCTGCTGGCGCAAGGGCCGGACATCGTGCCGATCCCGGGCACCAAGCGGATCAAGTACCTGGACGAGAACTCGGCCGCGGCGGACATCGAGCTGAGCGCCGAGCAGCTGGCCCGGATCGAGGCCGCGGTGCCTCATGGGGCCGCGTCCGGGGAACGCTACGCGCCTGATTCGGCGCGGCGGACCGAGCGCTAG
- a CDS encoding ABC transporter substrate-binding protein — MTSARSPRFRISHDRHNRPIATAIVVAALSLSLGACGARLSADQKAEAIAYGQGAHDGSQNADGSQSSSANGTTTGGTTGGTTGGTTGGSSGGSASGGTSGGSSGGAAGGSGGNTGGGTGGKSSGGTTGGKTSGGGTGGTGGTGGGSGGGSGGSGGSGSDTCVGTASGSSAAGVTATSISLGNASDLSGPIGGLFSSAPQAVQAYVAYFNATHPNGICGRKLTVHSYDSQTSDAGDNQQTLTACQADFALVGSVSAFDSGGAASAAQCGIPDLQAVSTTRVRQTCAVCFGTDSQQLPLVPQVQPDFWNKQFPGASAKAAFLYVDTGTTAQQAKSWEAAYAKDGFTWVLNQPIGVSESNYTPYVVKMQQSGVQYVQFLGAYQEAATLAQAMQQQGFTPKVFVLDPTGYDPNYVQQAGSAANNTFVFSNAAMFEEAGSNPELQLYTKWLHQVAPGAAPTYFGMFAWSSAELFTRLANQIGPNLTRPAMVKALAGVHNYTGNGLFAPQDVGGKQTSPCALFMQYTGSAWKRVSPGSGWTCGNLINSGVN; from the coding sequence ATGACCTCCGCGCGCTCACCGCGATTCCGTATCAGTCATGACCGCCACAACCGCCCGATAGCGACGGCGATCGTCGTCGCGGCCCTGTCGCTGTCCCTCGGCGCGTGCGGCGCACGCCTTTCCGCCGACCAGAAAGCCGAGGCCATCGCCTACGGCCAAGGCGCCCACGACGGCTCGCAGAACGCTGACGGCTCCCAGAGCTCCAGCGCCAACGGGACCACCACAGGCGGGACGACCGGTGGCACCACCGGAGGCACGACCGGGGGTTCCTCCGGCGGCAGCGCGTCCGGCGGTACCAGCGGCGGATCGTCCGGCGGCGCGGCGGGCGGCAGCGGCGGCAACACCGGCGGGGGCACCGGTGGCAAGAGCTCCGGCGGCACCACCGGCGGCAAGACCTCTGGCGGCGGCACCGGCGGCACCGGTGGCACGGGAGGCGGGAGCGGCGGCGGCTCAGGGGGGTCCGGGGGCAGCGGCTCCGACACCTGCGTCGGCACCGCCTCCGGCTCCAGCGCCGCCGGCGTCACCGCGACCAGCATCAGTCTGGGCAACGCCAGCGACCTGTCCGGCCCGATCGGCGGTCTGTTCAGCTCGGCGCCGCAGGCCGTCCAGGCGTACGTGGCCTACTTCAACGCCACGCACCCGAACGGCATCTGCGGCCGCAAGCTCACCGTGCACTCCTACGACTCGCAGACCTCCGACGCCGGCGACAACCAGCAGACGCTGACCGCCTGCCAGGCCGACTTCGCTCTGGTCGGCTCGGTCTCCGCCTTCGACTCCGGCGGGGCGGCGTCCGCGGCCCAGTGCGGCATCCCGGACCTGCAGGCGGTGAGCACCACCCGGGTCCGGCAGACCTGCGCGGTGTGTTTCGGCACCGACTCCCAGCAACTGCCGCTGGTGCCGCAGGTGCAGCCCGACTTCTGGAACAAGCAGTTCCCGGGAGCGAGCGCCAAGGCCGCGTTCCTGTACGTGGACACCGGGACCACGGCGCAGCAGGCGAAGTCGTGGGAGGCGGCCTACGCCAAGGACGGCTTCACCTGGGTCCTGAACCAGCCGATCGGCGTCTCGGAGTCGAACTACACGCCCTATGTCGTGAAGATGCAGCAGTCCGGCGTGCAGTACGTGCAGTTCCTCGGCGCGTATCAGGAGGCCGCGACCCTCGCGCAGGCCATGCAGCAGCAGGGTTTCACGCCGAAGGTCTTCGTCCTGGACCCGACCGGCTACGACCCGAACTACGTGCAGCAGGCCGGCTCGGCGGCGAACAACACGTTCGTCTTCAGCAACGCGGCCATGTTCGAGGAGGCGGGTTCGAACCCTGAGCTGCAGCTCTACACCAAGTGGCTGCACCAGGTGGCCCCGGGCGCCGCGCCGACCTACTTCGGGATGTTCGCCTGGTCCTCGGCCGAGCTGTTCACCAGGCTGGCCAACCAGATCGGGCCGAACCTCACCCGGCCGGCGATGGTGAAGGCGCTGGCCGGTGTGCACAACTACACCGGGAACGGGCTGTTCGCGCCGCAGGACGTCGGCGGCAAGCAGACCTCTCCGTGCGCGCTGTTCATGCAGTACACCGGGTCCGCGTGGAAACGGGTCTCCCCCGGCTCGGGCTGGACGTGCGGGAACCTCATCAACTCCGGCGTCAACTGA
- a CDS encoding helix-turn-helix domain-containing protein, with translation MAGYVKWSDVRAEFVAEAGGEEAAAERKVKLLAEATGYRLAELRRSRGLTQQQVADRMGVTKGRISQIERGMVSGQEVLARYAVALGGRLHQAIYFDDGDIAAIA, from the coding sequence GTGGCCGGGTACGTGAAATGGAGTGATGTCCGCGCCGAGTTCGTCGCGGAGGCCGGTGGCGAGGAGGCGGCTGCCGAGAGGAAGGTCAAACTGCTCGCCGAGGCGACCGGGTACCGGCTCGCCGAGCTCCGGCGAAGCCGCGGCCTGACTCAGCAGCAGGTGGCCGACCGGATGGGTGTCACCAAGGGCCGTATCTCGCAGATAGAGCGGGGCATGGTGTCCGGCCAGGAGGTCCTGGCCCGGTACGCCGTGGCGCTGGGTGGTCGGCTGCACCAGGCCATCTACTTCGACGACGGCGACATCGCCGCGATCGCCTGA
- a CDS encoding SpoIIE family protein phosphatase gives MKTPVMPAIEELLHAAFDAAPMPAVLAEGPDHLLLAANDACLADFGAPALRRPVAESLPELAATGLPAALDQAYDTGRAVLLRDRMVRRRGGDRYYTLVCVPASGGVAVFCRDETERVRREQALLEEETRNRNMAVMLQRSLLPQRIIQPDEIRLAACYLPALVRYEDSSLDDDPVLEVGGDWYDAIPLGAGRTALVVGGVTPQAGGVGVRAAAVMGRLRAAVRAYASQNLPPGEVMYHLDRHALDFDGERTGSPVATLVYAVHDADSGSLTYANAGHLPPLLRLPDGYVVVLEGASGPSLGSGDWTWQEAAVAVPSGSYLAFYTQGLLERGTGDLRRVFARAPEEEPPRPGAGPVDLVRDHILASIDPLSVSSGGLDPAGAVRTDDVALLVAHVPVWTGAHAALFRSASVELVGGPEIAAHARSYTAGVLTTWGVAEDLTDTAVLAVSELVANAVTHGTAPVVLRLRRTDRRLIIDVADQSDHLPRRRLARETDEDGRGISIIAAVAAAWGARPLPEGKSVWCEFEF, from the coding sequence ATGAAGACACCGGTCATGCCCGCGATCGAGGAGCTGCTGCACGCGGCGTTCGACGCCGCGCCGATGCCGGCGGTCCTCGCCGAAGGCCCCGATCACCTGCTGCTGGCCGCCAACGACGCGTGCCTGGCCGACTTCGGCGCGCCGGCGCTGCGGCGGCCGGTCGCCGAATCGCTGCCGGAGCTGGCCGCCACCGGTCTGCCCGCGGCCCTGGACCAGGCCTACGACACCGGACGCGCGGTGCTGCTGCGGGACCGGATGGTCCGGCGGCGCGGCGGGGACCGGTACTACACGCTGGTGTGCGTGCCGGCCAGCGGCGGCGTCGCGGTGTTCTGCCGCGACGAGACCGAGCGGGTGCGGCGGGAGCAGGCGCTGCTGGAGGAGGAGACCCGCAACCGCAACATGGCGGTGATGCTGCAGCGTTCCCTGCTGCCGCAGCGGATCATCCAGCCGGACGAGATCCGGCTCGCGGCGTGCTACCTGCCGGCGCTGGTGCGCTACGAGGACTCCTCGCTGGACGACGATCCGGTGCTGGAGGTCGGCGGCGACTGGTACGACGCGATCCCGCTGGGCGCCGGCCGCACCGCGCTGGTGGTCGGCGGCGTGACCCCGCAGGCCGGCGGCGTCGGCGTCCGCGCGGCGGCGGTGATGGGGCGGCTGCGCGCGGCGGTACGGGCGTACGCCTCGCAGAACCTGCCGCCCGGCGAGGTGATGTACCACCTGGACCGGCACGCCCTGGACTTCGACGGCGAGCGCACCGGATCCCCGGTCGCGACGCTGGTGTACGCGGTCCACGACGCCGACAGCGGCTCGCTGACGTACGCGAACGCCGGCCACCTGCCGCCGCTGCTGCGGCTGCCGGACGGGTACGTGGTGGTCCTGGAGGGCGCCTCGGGGCCCTCGCTGGGCAGCGGCGACTGGACCTGGCAGGAGGCCGCCGTCGCGGTGCCGTCGGGGTCGTATCTGGCCTTCTACACCCAGGGCCTGCTGGAGCGCGGCACCGGCGATCTGCGGCGGGTGTTCGCCCGCGCGCCGGAGGAGGAGCCGCCCCGCCCCGGCGCGGGCCCGGTGGACCTGGTCCGCGACCACATCCTGGCCTCCATCGACCCGCTCTCGGTCTCCAGCGGCGGCCTGGACCCCGCCGGCGCGGTGCGCACGGACGACGTGGCACTGCTGGTGGCGCACGTCCCGGTCTGGACCGGCGCGCACGCGGCACTGTTCCGTTCAGCCTCGGTGGAACTGGTCGGCGGCCCCGAGATCGCCGCACACGCCCGCAGCTACACCGCCGGCGTCCTGACCACCTGGGGCGTCGCCGAGGACCTCACCGACACCGCGGTCCTGGCGGTCAGCGAACTGGTCGCCAACGCCGTCACCCACGGCACCGCCCCGGTGGTCCTGCGCCTGCGCCGCACCGACCGCCGCCTGATCATCGACGTCGCCGACCAGTCCGACCACCTCCCCCGCCGCCGCCTGGCCCGCGAGACCGACGAGGACGGCCGCGGCATCAGCATCATCGCGGCGGTGGCCGCGGCCTGGGGCGCGCGACCGCTGCCGGAGGGCAAGTCGGTGTGGTGCGAGTTCGAGTTCTGA
- a CDS encoding AAA family ATPase, with amino-acid sequence MRQVSPVFVGRGPELSKLRSLLASASRGEPAVVVVGGDAGIGKSRLIEEFVRPLLDLDPAAGDPGSASFSDVRVLIGGCAELGDEGVAYAPFAAALRQLLRDFPGAFGDGDGVRRRELAWLLPELAEGLSGDDSPRGGMMRPAGMERHSDALPAVTRAGEQSVRGHLFDAVLGLLEDLGSAETLLLVLEDLHWADRSTRDLLGFLSRSLRDSRVLVVGSYRTDDLHRGHPLRPFLAELDRIRGVRRIDIGPLTTGETVEQLAAIYGKTGRDLPPGFAEEVFARAEGNPFFTEELACAADGSSLMPSDVSGFALSDTLRDLLLIKVEQLPEPTQRMLRLLSAALPPVDHRFLLLVTGATDDELNEQIRPAFQAHILVPGESPTSYRFRHALLREAVHNELLPGEHSALHRKYAELLEAEPSLVAAEAREVELAHHWYSARDYPRAYDAAVRAAEAADARYAYVEEHQMLERALDLWDQVPAPGLEYARLLYKTACAAHLAGDPHRALSLTDKALKRVDPEQDPELAALLHHLRSRDHHILGRGDGMADIWAALDLVDGEQCPQVRVQITNSASFIKMLTSDDIDAALRFAEETALLADKIDSDLYRIAAAITKGTVLAGQVSLGTHEEGLAILRQAIIDGLGYGDPGIIGRGYINLCSALETLDRHQEAVQVARAGLAELKRRGVRLRVAESMLWLNMAESLIALGDWEGADAALTSSLDLDPPGIHGATTHEYLADLAVLGGDPEQARSELALGSRIPSRTFEHQYALPGIRREIEKAVWLTRSISDARTAFQVFLDKPQFLGDERYAWRVLTAMAMAEADHAELCRSTQPTRAAARSGTSAVDTAGSAIVAALAERAGRLPALTPSQAAAAAQVAAELARWRGVAGAAEWATASELASREGVHAHQAAYINFRASEACAANGDRDTAAELLRRAVRAVATLPDGPLCQEVQALARRARLDISDCMPEAPAPGGGKGADSGAPLGLTARELEVLALVAQGLSNRQIGERLFISTKTASVHVSNILAKLGVSGRGEAAAVAHRLRVFEQA; translated from the coding sequence ATGCGCCAGGTGAGCCCCGTCTTCGTCGGCCGCGGGCCGGAGCTGTCCAAGCTCCGCTCGCTGCTGGCCAGCGCGTCCCGGGGCGAGCCCGCGGTGGTGGTCGTCGGCGGGGACGCCGGGATCGGCAAGTCCCGGCTGATCGAGGAGTTCGTCCGGCCGCTGCTGGACCTGGACCCCGCCGCCGGCGATCCGGGCTCGGCTTCCTTCAGCGACGTGCGGGTGCTCATCGGCGGCTGTGCCGAACTCGGCGACGAAGGTGTGGCCTACGCCCCCTTCGCCGCCGCGCTGCGCCAGCTGCTGCGCGACTTCCCCGGCGCCTTCGGGGACGGCGACGGCGTGCGCCGCCGCGAGCTGGCCTGGCTGCTGCCGGAACTGGCCGAGGGCCTGTCCGGCGACGACTCCCCGCGCGGCGGCATGATGCGCCCGGCGGGCATGGAGCGCCACAGCGACGCGCTGCCGGCCGTGACGCGCGCCGGTGAGCAATCCGTACGCGGGCACCTCTTCGACGCCGTCCTGGGCCTGCTGGAGGACCTCGGCTCGGCCGAGACCCTGCTGCTGGTCCTGGAGGATCTGCACTGGGCCGACCGTTCCACGCGCGATCTGCTGGGCTTCCTGTCCCGGTCGCTGCGCGACTCGCGGGTCCTGGTGGTGGGCAGCTACCGCACCGACGACCTGCACCGCGGCCATCCGCTGCGGCCGTTCCTGGCCGAGCTGGACCGGATCCGGGGCGTGCGGCGGATAGACATCGGCCCGCTGACGACCGGCGAGACCGTCGAGCAGCTCGCCGCGATCTACGGCAAGACCGGCCGGGATCTGCCGCCGGGGTTCGCCGAGGAGGTGTTCGCGCGCGCCGAGGGGAACCCGTTCTTCACCGAGGAACTGGCGTGCGCGGCCGACGGCTCCAGCCTGATGCCCTCGGACGTCAGCGGTTTCGCGCTCTCCGACACCCTGCGGGACCTGCTGCTGATCAAGGTGGAGCAGCTTCCCGAGCCCACACAGCGGATGCTGCGCCTGCTGTCGGCGGCGCTGCCGCCGGTGGACCACCGGTTCCTGCTCCTGGTCACCGGGGCCACCGACGACGAGCTCAACGAGCAGATCCGCCCGGCGTTCCAGGCGCACATCCTGGTCCCCGGCGAGAGTCCGACCAGTTATCGGTTCCGGCACGCCTTGCTGCGCGAGGCCGTGCACAACGAACTCCTTCCGGGCGAGCACTCGGCTCTGCACCGCAAGTACGCCGAACTGCTGGAGGCCGAGCCGTCGCTGGTCGCCGCGGAGGCCCGGGAAGTCGAGCTGGCACACCACTGGTATTCGGCAAGGGACTATCCGCGCGCCTATGACGCGGCGGTGCGGGCGGCCGAGGCCGCGGACGCGCGGTACGCGTACGTCGAGGAACACCAGATGCTGGAGCGCGCGCTGGACCTGTGGGACCAGGTGCCCGCGCCCGGCCTGGAGTACGCCCGGCTGCTCTACAAGACCGCCTGTGCCGCGCACCTGGCCGGCGACCCGCACCGCGCGCTGTCCCTCACGGACAAGGCCCTCAAGCGGGTCGACCCGGAGCAGGACCCGGAACTGGCCGCGCTGCTGCACCACCTGCGCAGCCGGGACCACCACATCCTGGGCCGCGGCGACGGGATGGCGGACATCTGGGCCGCGCTGGACCTGGTGGACGGCGAGCAGTGCCCGCAGGTGCGCGTGCAGATCACGAACAGCGCCTCCTTCATCAAGATGCTGACGTCCGACGACATCGACGCCGCGCTGCGCTTCGCCGAGGAGACCGCGCTGCTGGCCGACAAGATCGACTCGGACCTGTACCGGATCGCGGCGGCCATCACCAAGGGCACGGTGCTGGCCGGGCAGGTCTCCCTGGGCACGCACGAGGAGGGCCTGGCCATCCTGCGGCAGGCCATCATCGACGGTCTGGGCTACGGCGATCCGGGCATCATCGGCCGCGGCTACATCAACCTGTGCAGCGCGCTGGAGACCCTGGACCGGCACCAGGAGGCCGTGCAGGTGGCCCGCGCGGGACTGGCCGAGCTGAAGCGGCGCGGGGTCCGGCTGCGGGTCGCCGAGAGCATGCTGTGGCTGAACATGGCCGAGTCGCTGATCGCGCTCGGCGACTGGGAGGGCGCGGACGCCGCGCTGACCTCCAGCCTGGACCTGGACCCGCCGGGCATCCACGGCGCCACGACCCACGAGTACCTGGCCGACCTCGCGGTGCTCGGCGGCGACCCCGAACAGGCCCGCAGCGAGCTGGCGCTGGGCTCGCGCATCCCGAGCCGGACCTTCGAGCACCAGTACGCGCTGCCGGGCATCCGCCGCGAGATCGAGAAGGCGGTGTGGCTGACTCGCTCGATCAGCGATGCGCGCACAGCGTTCCAGGTCTTCCTGGACAAGCCGCAGTTCCTGGGCGACGAGCGGTACGCCTGGCGGGTCCTGACCGCGATGGCGATGGCCGAGGCCGACCACGCAGAGCTTTGTCGATCTACACAGCCGACACGTGCCGCGGCCCGCTCCGGTACCTCGGCCGTGGACACCGCGGGCTCGGCGATCGTGGCGGCCCTGGCCGAGCGCGCCGGCCGGCTCCCGGCCCTGACCCCGAGCCAGGCCGCGGCCGCCGCGCAGGTGGCGGCGGAGCTGGCGCGCTGGCGCGGCGTCGCGGGCGCCGCGGAGTGGGCCACCGCGAGCGAGCTGGCCTCCCGCGAGGGCGTCCACGCGCATCAGGCCGCGTACATCAACTTCCGCGCCTCCGAGGCCTGCGCCGCCAACGGCGACCGCGACACCGCCGCCGAACTGCTGCGCCGCGCGGTCCGCGCGGTCGCCACCCTTCCGGACGGACCGCTGTGCCAGGAGGTGCAGGCCCTGGCCCGCCGCGCCCGGCTGGACATCAGCGACTGCATGCCGGAGGCCCCGGCGCCCGGCGGCGGCAAGGGTGCGGACTCCGGCGCGCCGCTGGGACTGACCGCACGCGAGTTGGAGGTGCTGGCGCTGGTCGCGCAGGGCCTGTCGAACCGGCAGATCGGCGAGCGGCTGTTCATCTCGACGAAGACCGCGAGTGTGCACGTCTCCAATATCCTGGCCAAACTGGGAGTTTCCGGACGCGGCGAGGCGGCGGCGGTCGCGCATCGGCTGCGAGTCTTCGAGCAGGCATAG
- a CDS encoding arginase family protein, translating into MIALLSAPSNLGLRPPEPTSVPGTAKAPEALREAGLFARFAEAGALDAGVVLAGRYLDDATPGRLRNQDAIIEHARRLARRIAEIRSEGSFPLVIGGDCSLVVGVGLALRPAGRFALVHLDGHTDFRNPGNSESCAALAGEDLAAAIGRHWPAIADIEGLGPYFAPADTVHAGCRDDDAELDEVRAAIGLTIRASAIIADGAAATADRIRDRVDRPGIDGYWLHLDVDILDAAVMPAVDSPDTGGLHAGQLTELLAALAPRAVGAHVTVYDPDLDPDGRYARVLVDVVTEGLGRLGSELSGQSGI; encoded by the coding sequence GTGATCGCGCTCCTGTCCGCACCGAGCAATCTGGGCCTGCGCCCGCCCGAGCCGACCAGCGTCCCGGGCACCGCCAAAGCCCCGGAAGCCTTGCGCGAAGCGGGATTGTTCGCCCGCTTCGCCGAGGCCGGAGCCCTCGACGCCGGCGTCGTGTTGGCCGGCCGCTACCTGGACGACGCGACGCCGGGACGGCTGCGCAATCAGGACGCGATCATCGAGCACGCCCGGCGGCTGGCCCGCCGCATCGCCGAGATCCGGTCCGAGGGCAGCTTCCCCCTGGTGATCGGCGGGGATTGCAGCCTGGTGGTCGGAGTGGGGCTCGCCCTGCGCCCGGCCGGCCGCTTCGCGCTCGTGCACCTCGACGGCCACACGGACTTCCGGAACCCCGGCAACTCCGAGTCCTGCGCGGCGCTGGCGGGCGAGGATCTGGCCGCGGCCATCGGACGCCACTGGCCGGCGATCGCGGACATCGAAGGGCTCGGACCGTACTTCGCCCCGGCGGACACGGTGCACGCCGGATGCCGCGACGACGACGCCGAACTGGACGAGGTCCGCGCCGCCATCGGCCTCACGATCCGGGCCTCCGCGATCATCGCCGACGGCGCCGCGGCCACCGCCGACCGGATCCGCGACCGCGTCGACCGGCCCGGCATCGACGGCTACTGGCTGCACCTGGACGTGGACATCCTCGACGCGGCCGTGATGCCGGCGGTGGACAGCCCCGACACCGGCGGCCTGCACGCCGGCCAGCTGACCGAGCTGCTGGCCGCCCTCGCGCCGCGCGCGGTCGGCGCGCACGTCACCGTCTACGATCCCGATCTCGACCCGGACGGCCGGTACGCGCGGGTGCTGGTGGACGTCGTGACCGAGGGCCTGGGGCGCCTGGGGAGCGAGCTGTCCGGACAATCAGGAATCTGA